A stretch of DNA from Lycium ferocissimum isolate CSIRO_LF1 chromosome 4, AGI_CSIRO_Lferr_CH_V1, whole genome shotgun sequence:
cttctttcttttttccatgAACTACCTCTTTCTTGACTTtgacttctttcttttttccctctAAACAAAGGACAAGAGGGATAATATTAGACAAAGTGCAGACTGAAAAAATTGAAGCGTGAGAACAGCAAACTTGTGTTAAAAGCAATCGAGATAATTACTTACTATCTGAATCTTTACTAGCCATGGCAGCAAACACCTCAAACGACAGCTAAGAATGCTCCCTCCAAATTGCCAGGGTACTATTTTAACAACAAAACAGGGCAAAAACTGataaatctcaacaaagatCAACTTGCAGAAGCATACGATTATCAtctatttcttcttcttgtgaTTGATCAATCAATTTAAGAATATGAAAGTTTTGCACCCTTTTTTACTGGATGCATCAAAAATTTTCATCCAGATCAGCCTTTAAACTATTTCAACACTATCAATTACTCAATCATATTAGAACTTGCATACACATATGAAAAACAGAAGCTGCTAGCTACAATAATCTGAATTTCAACACTATCAATTACTCAATTACATAAGAACCCgcaaacatatgaaaaacagaAGCTACTAGCTGCAATAACCTGAATCGTAATAATGCCCGAAAAAAGTAGTTTTAAGATGGTGCTATATCAAAAGTTTTAACCTTTGTCCATAAACAGGCATAAGACTTAGAGAAAAAAATCATGACAAGAATGAAAGACATGGATTTGGGTATACGCTAAAACAACATAATAAACTCAGTGAGCTATATAACCGTACATCAGGCAAAGTGAGACATATGATAAGGCTTGACGCAATGTAACACAAGAAACCCCATTAACATATGAAATTAGATAAAGTTAGAAATCCAATATAATGTAGCCATAACAGAGAAAAGGGAGATTGAAAAAAGAGATGGGCAACCATTTTAGACTGACCTAGGCTATGAACAGCGAGGCGGCGCAGAGTGAAGGAGTGTCAACGCTCGCTGTGAAAGAGTAAAGGAAAATGAGCAATATATCCACTTTGACGTACGACTGGAATTTCACTTTCACCCCTCTATTGAAAATCACAGAATTCACTCCCACCAGACGGTAAATATgctaaaaattgatttttcctcGTCTTTTTATCCTCACATATAGACATTttggctcttttttttttttttcccaaaagtgTAAATATATCCTGTTGTTATATAATGATACAAATATACAGTTTTTGCTAacggattttttttaaatcatttagcttattttttaattaaaaaaaaatgcacgtgattttaaaaaaagtctacccatctTTTTaagtagacatacttttctaaagcTACATGGTATTTTTTTCGGTGAGATGATAcgtttaaaaaaatgagtagacttatttttttaaagtcacggagatatttttttaaatgaaccagACCCGACACAccagaaaaaaattaacatgtggctttagaaaaatgtctactaaaaaaaataggtagactcttttttaaagtcacgtgacattttttttaattaaaaaataaccaaaatgattttaaaaaaaatcccgTCAGTGAAAAGAATATATTTGCACAATTTTGTAACGACggggtatatatataccacTTTTGTAATGAGGGGTATATCTAGGGGCGGGCATGGTATGATAGATACCGATTACTATaccaaaatgaaattttttatgCCGCGGTTTGGGTATTATGGTATTTGAtacggtatttggtatgcattttacAAAAGTTAGGTATTTGGTACGGTATTTgatattcataaaaaaaataccgaagtaccgaataccataccgaagtatatGGTTACATgtacaattcatatatcttagtattataatactaacaaatatatatggttacatatacaattatcttagtattataatactaacaaatatataaactagtattattagaaaactaattgCTTAAACTTTGGAACTTTGTCAAATCTATCTTGAgttaaatgtcttttttgtgtaattgaattatgaaggggattgtttgttttttcttttgaatatttttgcaTGTGTAAGGTGTTAGTACAATATAATTGAGACATTTTTTGACTAGCCGAAGTAATAATTCTCTacgatatgaatgtatgtaagTCGAAGTCGAACAAACTATGATACCGATTTACCGTACCAcaaaataccgaaaccgaacttaaaaataccgaaccataccgaattaatttggtatggtaatggtatagtatttttagaaaccgAAAATCGAAATTACCATatcaaactttcaaataccgtaccatgcccacccctaggtatatctgctctaatcataaagttgaggggtatatttgcatcttttccttcttctttttttatgacaaggaaCGTGCAGCCGTTAGctgggtgcgcacagggtaaagtGGGCAATTTGGACGATTTTCCTTATTCAGgggtgctctttaatttttgcccctcaaatttgctggttttcaatttttgcccttctccCAAAAACTTTTGGTTTCGAGTTCGaaggaaatcaaagaaaagaaaaaaaaaatcgcaatgagcttatttattttacatttgcATGAAACTCTCTCATAAGGTCAAGAGTTTCCTCTCTCCATAAGGCGGAGTTTGCCCCCAATAGGCTATTATCATGCCCTTCTCGCATTGCAAATCCAACctttgccttgcaattttttcttttttttgaccGAGCGaaattcgaacccagaacctcagggtaTTTTCAATCACTTTTTTAAGCCAATggtaaaaattaaaggccagtGCCTCCGAAGGACAatccatgcaaaaaaaaaaaatcctacttCTATGCAATAGCCCGTAAATCACATAGGAAAGATAATTACCACTAGGCAAGCCTCGTGCGACAAGCTCGACCAGAAAGCAAATCCCTGCTGTGGTATACAGAGGTTTCGAGCGTGAGACCTCCTCCATTATGGAAGTCGCATgatcaaccaactgagccacccttgcggattaaaaataattttattttcaaaatgatttttatcaGAAGCGCTTGTTGGAAAAGTATTTATGAAGAATAACATTTTGTTAATATTAAGCAGCAATTTTTATGTTTGCCTAATGttttaaaagtgtttttgagaaaaagctACTCCatccttttcaaaataagtgtcgctTTAGCTTAAAAAATTTATCACAATATAATTGTcactttaggaattcaagattAATGTTGCAAGTGGTTTTAATTATTATGCCCTTGAACATTAAAAAAGTAGTCCTCTACttcctccggataaaaaagagtgtccacttagtcatttgcacaccccttaagaaaatatttaccttaagaaaatactaactcctagataaaaataattaatttgactaaactgcccctaattaaataggtattgggatttgatcacataataCTTCATAGGGGtaaatctagaaaaataaggttaattctctcttgatttgataagtggactcTCTTTgactcaagaaaaaaaggctaagtgaacacattttttttatccggagggagtattagattGCTCAATTCTATACAACATGTGATAAATATGGTTAACCTAGTAAACTATACCCGCTATTTAGTGTTTTTCTTAATGGacgttaaaagagttaaaaacgACATTTAttttgggatagagggagtactattttttCTGAGctagaaaaaaaatggatattACTCAAAAGCACTGGTCAAACATCTCAATTATCTAAAACTAGTGTATTGGCCCGCTCTACGCGCGGTCGTAAAAgatcataatatatattttttataatataaatttagtcaatactttattttaaaattagagCTCAAACGAGATGAATTTTTCATTATCATATTTCatccaagaaagaaaaaaattataagaaaatcaTTTCACTTATATCTAtgtctagctttatattatatataggttattatttcttaaaataaaaatataaacatTTTTACTTCTCAAAAGCTTAGTCAAACGGACTAATACttataacaaaaagaaaaataatgtgaaaaatttACCAAAGTATACTAATAATTTAAGAATTGATATATAATCAATTAATTTTACCCTATTATACCAAagtgattgaaaaaaaaaagaagcaaacaGTGAGTGAGATTTTTGATAACTTTTAATTTACTTTGAGATATTATTCTTTCTGCAAGATCCACTAAGAGCGCAAATCTACTTTTGTATCGTATTTTCTGttactattttgaatatttaataACGGAGATCATTAATTGCTTCGGTCAATTTGAGCGTTCCACCTTTCTCTTTATGTTTCGCTTACATTTTATTTATACGCTATGGATAGATACATCCTGTAATTTATTTCCTTGAACGTGCAATTAAATTATTCATACGTATTAGTAATTGCTTACCACACGTAATTGTGATTATGGACTATATCAGAAAAATTTCTAATGCTATTACTTAGTTCAGACCAATGATTTCAAGAGGAtaaatttttttcagaaaaatgcATTTAGTAGGGTTTGATCACaactttaagaaataaagatagcaCTTAGCCATTGCTTCAATATAATTGTGTTTTATTAgttaatatttgatatattttaCTGGAGTATATACATAATATCTTTTTAGTTGGAAGTTGATCCATTTTTATATATCTGGATTCGCCCCTGCTTGGTTCTAATTTGCTTATTAGAAGTCATTGAATTTCTCTTTTAACTAATGAACTAGTCTTGTTTTATTTGCCAAACAAAGTGCAGCATTTTGATCATTCGCGTAAGGAAAAAGAACGTAGAGAGGGGAGGTCATGCTGGTCATCAATTAGTTCACTATTTTCACCTTCCATGTACCTATCGaggaaatattaattttttctattatatataagtgccaaaTGAGGACCAACATAGCATTAATAAATTGTATATAGAGTATTTCATGTTGTACccatctatttctattatactctattctatattatatatattatattatatacttcttttctattatatataagtggctAAGAGGGACCAACACCGCAATAACTACTTGTGCCCAAAACTTTCAAATTACACGCTGAAACCTAATACTTAccaaaagtaaaatttatattCAGACACTaatcaactacttttttatcccacgcgTGGACATACGTTATAGTGCTTGTAGtgcttaatatttattctctatatagacgtatgcacttcaattttaaaaaattacatttaaagtcactttgacttttcacgttcttacATTTCTCATATATAGACggattcaattttaattctcctataCAAATTCATTTCCTCTCGcgcacttttaacttttgacttttcacgttctttaagaattaataaattccacatggacatatgtcatagtattgaatatttatatgtatacacgtatgcacttcaattttaattctccgacacatatttatttcctccgtacacttttacttgttcacttttgacttttcacgtttttcGAATATTTACATATGGGTATAATAGTTATTTCAATAGATGTGTGCACTTCAATTTAATTtttcgacacatttatttcctccatgcacttttacttgttcacttttgacttttcacgttcttgctaaatatttattcttcttgTATAGACGTATACGCAGTtcttttaattctcctacacaaatttatgtgcacttttacttgttcaaacttttgacttttcacgttctttaagaatgaATAAATCTCACGtgaacatatgtcatagtactaaatatttattctcttctcatgtatacacgtatgcacttcaattttaattctccgacacatatttattttctctgtgcacttttacttgttccatatatacacgtatgcacttcaattttaattctccaacacatatttatttcctccgtgcacttttacttcttcacttttgacttttcacatttttgaatatatatgtatacatgtatgcacttcaattttaattttccaacacatatttatttcctccgtgcacttttacttgttcacttttgacttttcatgttctttaagaattaataaatgaagcactccctccgtctcatattatttagccacattacttgactttttacattatttaagaattaataaatgaagtagtCTTTATCTTGACCACGTTATTATcatgacttttcacgttctttaagaattaataaaaaaaatccttcgtctcatattacttgaccACATTATTAtctgacttttcacgttctttattaattaataaatgaaatctttcgtctcatattacttgaccACATTATTATagacttttcatgttctttaagaattaataaatgaagtactcccttcatctcatattacttggttgtacactttaaccaactacttttttatcccatgcggacatatgtcatagtagtaaatatttattctcttctaatgtatacacgtatgcacttcaattttaattctccagacacatttatttcctccgtgcacttttacttgttcacttttgacttttcacgtttttttgaattaataaatgaagtctTCCCTTCATATTACTCGCCTACAtgtctaatatatatattactataaaaggaatatatataagtgtccaaGAGGGCGAACACAAcaaaactaaagaaaaaaaaatacggcaAGACCACtactaaaaataatttcgcaaaatatacaaaccataaagaataactaaattataatcaaattaattttgACTCCGTACATTATACGAGCATAGTTTGCTAGTTTAACTactaaagttaaattgtttagCTCGATCTAAACATCAACTAgtgatttcttttttgtttgaaaattgaTTTACACTTCTGTTTTGTTTTCTCTCCATGCGACACAAGtccaaacaagaaaaaatatcaatGGTCAAAAACtcacttttttgttttagttttcTATTTGAACTATCAGGTATGAGTGAGAGTTTCCCacctaaactattttttttttttccgaacaatccactaagcaaaacacacctcattAAAAATGATTTGTAAGGTGAATAAATCGATAGAGAGGCGTGTTTTGCAAATTAGTTGGAGATAGTTTAAATAGAAACTCTCACACAGTTCAgatagaaaatttaaaaaaagaagaagtcatACTTGAGGTATGTTTTTGATCCTTGACCCATTAACTTTGAAATAAAAGTAAACGAAGTCCAGCAACCTAGGTGGCTGACGAGGAAAATTATGAATTTGTTAGGAATCATATAGGAAAGTGTTCCAGCCAAAACAGGACTTTAGATCAGTAATAATATCAATAGATTTACGATAAAACATTAAAATAACTTCTACATTCATATCTGGATTGAACTCAAAGTCATAGTttagtttaaatatttatttcgACTATGGTTAGAAATCCTAAATGGAGAAAAGAATTCCAATAGAAAAAAGTGTAGAAAGAGGGTAGATATAATTATTCATAATTGAAGAGATGTGAAcaatagaataaatattcaaaaaataaaaagcttgagcagacatatatatatatatatatatatgtgtagttcatcaaaatttatattattaatttaataacttaaaatagtaaacaatgtaataaaaaatatacagAACATAAAAGTTATTTGATAGTTAGTTATATGATTCattgtctttattttcatatagaTTTGATTATTGGGGGGTGGAGGGAGGGGGTGGGGGATACATTTCATGGAGAAACAATATGGTAGTTAAGCTTTTTAAGGTGTTGTGAATTAACATTTCGAACAAAATATCGCAATCTAAAATGCTTAAGAATAATATTCTTTAATGCCGTTCGCGCATCGCGGTTTTACGAATACTAAGATATATAAAAGGAGAGGTACAAATAATGTGGTTTGACAAGCTAAtacttggcaattttaagacaaagttaATGAGAATTAGGACAAAggtttttataattattatcaaattccttaattgatgaattaattttataactgaaaataaagttttaattttttaatataaagctAGCATAATTACCTAAAACAACTACTCATCTTTATCATTAGCATCGTAATTTTAGGacttttcaaattcaaactATCTCTTTAAAAACAATTATGTATTAACCAATGaaattctgttttttttttgttttttttttgctactGGTATAGTAGAATacgtaaatatatattttcacgGATATGGAGACAATTGTGATAGAAATAAATACCAATTTTATGGCTTTTACGTTtataactaaataaatatttgctTGAGCTATGTGATTGAAAATTTAATCTTaagcaattcaaaatatttactgTAAGCATCAAATGTATTTCAATAAGCCaattaatgatattttataaataaggaaaaaaggtAAAGACAAAATAAATAGAGTGGAGAAAATTCACACTTCATAGTTAAGTTGGTCTTTCAACGGAAAGACATAATTAATATAATGGACAATGATACGGAAGAGTGGAGAAAGATAATGATCATTGTTTAAAAGATGAGTTTGAATAGATAGGAAAAAGAATCAGTTTTCAATAGAGTGTttcattcaaattcaaaaaatttggatgtttatatcttttttctttttgcgttacttttttttcaaaccatcatttaataataattcaaaattaatattaataatgtaATAatatgtgtttgtgtgtgtgtgtgttaggcATCACATAAATCATATATGttatttaatcaaattttttgtaaaaattattACTTACATGAAGCTACTGTCTAACTATAAGACATACGAGTATTTTGATTTGATTTAAATCCATCCAAATAGTATCTCCAACATAATTTGCACAATTGTCTTAGAGAGAATAAATTGAGTAATATTTACGTATACTTCTAGAATTGGTGGTTTATTACTAGAtgaatgtaaattaaaaaaaaaaaattaagatattaTCCGAAGTCAAAGTATATCAAGCTCGTTCTAAAATCTAAGCCGTTTACTATATTGTATTTGCAAATTGAAATTTTTGTTAATCTTATCTGTTTGTTTTCTATCTCTTATTTGCTATCTAAGTTTGAGCTGAGAAATAAATCTTTTGTGAATTTAAATTGCAAatttaaatctttttaaattattcatcattattgtacttatatcaatttgaatttaatttaaaagtaaCTTTTGTTCCTTTTAATTgaagataaatatatttttctttttttatcttacttatatgcaatttaaatttGAGTTGGAATTTTAATTGAAGATGAatatcttttaaattctttatgAGTTTATCCgtaatttgaatttgaattgaaaagtaaatcatTTATTGATAAACCTACTCTTTTTTCCTCCACTATTTAAGATTGAATACATTTTCGATTttgaatagtttttttttttttttttttgaaggaagACTCGCTAGAAACTCATTTTAGCCAAACtaatgttttgttttttgtgaTTAGACATTATGTTGTGGAAAAATGAGTTTAACATGCGGTCACCCTCTATTCTTTTACTGAGATTTAGCTATCATCTGATTTTAGTTTAGTGTATTTAGTGAATAGCATATAATCTGCTTCCTTTCTACAGCTCAATTCCAAATGCAAATTTATAACTGCAGTGCTTGAATTGTAATACAATATTTCTAACAGTTacaataaattatataaaataaaacttttttttttatataatcagATGATTTTTTATATGTCATATAACAATAATTAATCAGGATTGTGTAATGAACAAGGTTAATCATCACAAGATGATAATTAACTTTCGTTAGATTAATATAATCTAATGTGTTCAAATAAGTAAAATTCTAATTTAATaattcaaaaatttattaattttaaatatgtcagtgatatatgataattttttattttatctaacAAATAAGCAAATAATTTTCTATGATTAGCTTATTCGATACCGACAAGATCAAGCGATACACACtagttttaaaaaagaagaagtcatACTTGAGGTATGTTTTTGATCCTTAACCCATTAACTTTGAAATAAAAGTAAACGAAGTCCAGCAACCTAGGTGGCTGACGAGGAAAATTATGAATTTGTTAGGAATCATATAGGAAAGTGTTCCACCCAAAACAGGACTTTAGATCAGACGATAATTATCTAATTAGAATTTGATTATAAATTATCCCTTATTTTATCTGGAAGCTGACAGCAAATATCTCTGCCAGTGTTGCCAAGAAGTCCATAATAGACCCTCTTCTAAGCCGTGACTGATGGCGAAGAAAAATTTCTTGGGCCTCATATGTGCAAGTATTTCAAAAGGTATGATCCAACTTCTGGTCAATTCTTGAAAAGAATGAATTGGAGTATTTATAATTAGCTTAGAATTGTTGGGCGAAAACaacttaaagatattttttcATGATGATATTGTGTGCTTTGGCCAAGTTCACACGATTTTACCAAAAAGTCTCGCACCATTAAGAATATTCAACACCTTATATATAACCTTTTTTCCTATCTAATTTCCATGTGAGACTTTGTTTACACTCACTTAACAACACCTTTCCTCCTTTGTCACTCTCAAAGTTCAATTACCATCTAATCAAATCAAGATATACCATCAAAGATTGTGGCAGGCGATAAGTACCTTGCGTTCTTAATTAAACGTCTTGAGTTCAAAAATTTGAGTCCTAATAATAGAATCATCTTTGGTACGTAATTTACCCTTCAAAGTGGACTTTCCGGCGAAAAGTCAAGATTAGTTGAGCTCCGCAGCGGGTAATAAGCACATGGTGTGAAACATCAAAAAAAACGAGACTTATTAATATAAGTCCTTCAAACAACAAGACTTACTAGTATAAGTCCTTCAGTTTTCTTCTTCAACACTTATCACTAGCTACTAGCTAGCACGTTCAAAACTCAGTAACATATACATTTGGTCATGGACTGGTGTTCATGGCTCTCCAAAACTAGCCTGGAGCCTTCTCTTGTTCATGAATATGCCCTTACTTTTGCACACAATGAACTTGTTCAAGACGACATAGTTTATTTCAACCACGAATTTCTGCAGAGCATGGGCATAAATATAGCCAAGCATAGGCAAGAAATAATTAAGCTTgcaaagaaggagaagaagagtAGAAGTTCAAGAAATCACATGTTAGGTTTAATAGTAGCCATCAAGCAAGCAAAGAAGCTACTTCCTGAGCGCCTGAAAATGTGGACATGTCGACAAGATTCAATTAGTAATTTTGCCGTTGCGCCGTTGAGAAATTACAGTACAAGATGGAAGGCAGCTATGTTGAAGAGGAACACTAAGTTGGCCACTGCTAAACAAGAAACTCCAAGAGTTGTGCACAATGAAGGAATGTTGAAGAGATTAAAGGGTATGCAATGTTTCAAGACTTGAGTACCTTCCATTGAACATTTTAATATAGATCTCTAGCTACTTCAATTGAAATATAATTGATCCTCGTCTTCTTCCATCTTCTTCAGATGCTTTCAGATTCTTTACTCTAATGACGTTTGTTGTCCTGGATTAACTGCTTGTCCTAATGCTTTCAAATTCTTAGGGGTCACTTGGTTGTTGGTTAGGAAGGAGTTAattatgtattaaaacaagcATAACTAGTACTTCACCATGTTTGGTAGATTTTTAGTTGTCTTATCAAATAAATAGGAATGGTAGATTTCCCGTCATTCATGAGAGATTCTTCTTTATCTCTTTCGATCTAATAGAATGATTTTGCTGCATCCAAACTAACACCAATTCAAGCCATTTCATgaataaaacatgatcaattaACCAACCAACAAAATTACTTATTAGAATTTACAAATAGTATCCATAAATTGCACCACCTCTATAAAATTTTGGAAACAGCTTCGTATAGTAGCTGGAAAGGGAAATGacaataattaatttttaaaaaacttttccTTTGTCACCGACTCACAGTGAAGCAAcagatattttttttcttttgggcttTCTTTTTTGGGTTTACCAGTAGGGTCCTCTTTTGGTAAAATAGGTCATTACAGgctttttttttgcgcggattgcccttcatttggggtggtctttaattttcgcccttcaaattggtaatCTTTAATTTACACCCCTCGCCTAACACTCAGAGGttatgggttcgaaccccaactcaggttaaaaaaaaaaaaaaaatcgctaggcagaatttcgcaaggcag
This window harbors:
- the LOC132054577 gene encoding uncharacterized protein LOC132054577, producing the protein MDWCSWLSKTSLEPSLVHEYALTFAHNELVQDDIVYFNHEFLQSMGINIAKHRQEIIKLAKKEKKSRSSRNHMLGLIVAIKQAKKLLPERLKMWTCRQDSISNFAVAPLRNYSTRWKAAMLKRNTKLATAKQETPRVVHNEGMLKRLKGMQCFKT